The Glycine max cultivar Williams 82 chromosome 12, Glycine_max_v4.0, whole genome shotgun sequence genome window below encodes:
- the LOC112998589 gene encoding 2-C-methyl-D-erythritol 2,4-cyclodiphosphate synthase, chloroplastic yields MKVPYFKPKPTSQTQILLSLRLRPVSISVSAASTPTPSSIQVDKSPVSATPSKLLPFRIGHGFDLHRLEPGYPLIIGGINIPHNRGCEAHSDGDVLLHCVVDAILGALGLPDIGQIFPDSDPKWKGCASSVFIHEFVSNICLPFSSLSISHTTFGYFYCTIVDFNSIPVFNG; encoded by the coding sequence ATGAAAGTTCCATATTTTAAACCAAAACCAACAAGTCAAACCCAAATTCTCCTCTCTCTCCGTCTCAGACCCGTCTCAATCTCAGTCTCAGCCGCTTCAACCCCAACCCCCTCCTCCATCCAAGTCGACAAATCCCCGGTCTCCGCCACTCCCTCCAAGCTTCTTCCCTTTCGGATTGGTCACGGCTTTGACCTCCACCGTTTGGAACCCGGTTATCCCCTAATCATCGGTGGAATCAACATTCCCCACAATAGAGGTTGCGAGGCTCATTCCGATGGTGATGTTCTGCTTCACTGCGTTGTTGATGCGATTCTAGGGGCACTAGGTCTTCCTGATATTGGCCAGATTTTCCCCGATTCTGATCCTAAGTGGAAGGGTTGTGCCTCTTCCGTCTTCATCCATGAATTTGTCAGTAATATCTGCctccctttttcttctctaTCCATATCTCATACTACTTTTGGCTATTTCTATTGTACTATTGTTGATTTTAATTCGATCCCTGTCTTCAATGGATAA